The genome window ACTGAAATGAGAAGCATCTGCGGGTCTACTAAACCACATGCAGGTATTGATAGATTCTCTTAAGTTTCTTCCTTGGATATATTTATCATTCGTGTTCATATTAACACTAAATTACGCGGTCTATGGAGCATTCAGGTGGTTTACTCTTTTTTAGGATGTGTTTTACATACAGGACGATAGATGTCGCTAGAGGTTTTCAACATTGAGCACTTTGGCCCGTATGGCTCATCCACACCGCCATGTTAGAACGGGCAAAAAACATATACACGGGAACTGGAGAGCTGCGTGTTTTCTAGAGAAAAGGGACTGCAACGTGTGCTTCTTACCTTTGAAATGATTCAGTGTCATAAGGAATTGTAAAATGAATActtctcatttaaaaacagaaaaacgaAGCTCTTTATTTACAATTATGGTGGCTTTTAcgcagtgctcgaattgaagggggacTGGGGGATCCAGGATCccccccataaggcattagggaccCCGCTTAAGAAGTTAAAAATGGACTTTgggggtccctcagatatttgtatttgggtaaaaattataatgacaaatgtgattaaatttaTGCAATGGATGTGGttcattttgtgaattaatcttttacaataatttatattacgTTTGTTTGTGGGCTTAGttgtctttaaatttgaaacaatCCGCCCCACATCTAAACACCGCTAAGTGCAGGACATTGAAAGAAGCCTGTTCTTCTATATTagcctgttttaaatataatagtatatagTTTTGCATATtattatcaaatatattgtgaattttgtatcaattgtatattggacccccataagacttggttcaattcgagcactgatTTTACGTCTATTATCAAAGCAGTAAGGAAGACATGTAACAGTTGTCAAGCTTTTAAATCATAagacaaatataatatttatgtataatatttatgATAATAAGGATAAAAGAATAATGAATTAGTCATTCAATAGGCAATGGGGATAATGgaataacgtttttaaaaacagtaCAAAACCATCAATGGAGTGAATGGGAGTATGCAAGTGGGTTTATAGATATTTAgtctaaaaaaatcaaataacagaatgtatttaaaaaaatatataacttggTTTTAGTCTAGTTTCAAAGAAGTTTCAGAAGTCTAGTTTCAAATGTTATCATAACCACATCATCATGcacattaaacacattataAGCAAAAGATACTTTGCTGATTTTTATGTGCTGTGTATTCGCATGTAGTCAAACAAAAGCTTTATAGTAAAAAGACTGagatagaaaaacattttagaaaaagagagatagaaagagggATATGATAATAACGTATTGCTGTGAAGAAACTACAACTTAATTTAGGCTTTTGATGTGCTAGTTTAAGACTCTTAATATGTGTAATGTCCCACCCTATCCTTTCCCTGaactttaaataattcaaagcacaaaaaatgtaatacgttcgaaaataaatgtatgaaaatattCCATGAaccaaagaagatatattgagaaTGTTTCCATTGtttagtgtccatacaatgaaaatcaaggagccaatgttgtttgattaccaacattcttcaaatgatcttctttggtgttctgcaaaggaaagaaagtcatacatgtttggaatgtcACAAGTGTGagcaaattatgaaataattatcatttttgggtaaactatcctaTTAAATTGATCATCATTAATCTCAAAAATGAATGTTCAGAATTATTTTCAACTGCAGCGTTCCCAAAGACAGAGCAGGCATTGTCTTACATCCATTTTGCTAGGGAAACTTTTTCATCATGTATGCACAATTATTCTGTTAATGAGAGGGTATATCTGACTCTCCTCTGAACAAAGCAGGCCTGTTCGACTAAAAAGCTTTTCCGCAACAAGCATGCCAAAGTCATGAACACATGTTTCCTTCTAACGCTCAaagtatacttttttttaattagctgTCAATGTTTTTACTTTGTGAACATGTGCCTGAAATGTTTGCATTAAAAACTGAGTCCAAAATTTGACCCCCAGTTAAATAGTGTACTTTGAAAGGCAGAGCATACCATACAAATACGTTATATACGTAATATTATATCATTTAGATCTAAGAATGCAGaaagtcttgttttgtgttttggcaAAATGGTACAGAGAGTCAAAAGGTGTGAAAAAAAAGCTGGCTGAAATCTTGGTTAACATGAGTATCATTTTACACTGGCCCCAGCGACCATATTCACAGCATTGTACTACCAGGATTACCAAATACTTTGTGGGGTAAATTACACATTTCTGCCATCAGCTATGTGGACTGGCAGCAAGAGGGAAATTGGTATTTCCACAACTCTATAAATAGACTTCACATCCTACAGGCTGCACTCTGCCACACTCTGCTTTAACAGAGCACCAATTCAGACGCCCTCCGAAACAGGATGTGACTTTCCTTTTGCCCATACTGTGATTCTGTCTCATAGCCTAGGGTGCAGGTTTTATCATTTAAAGCGATTACTCACTGAAAAATCTTTGAGGGAAGGCATGGCCAAGTACTCTGTCTTAAACATCTTTACATGAAAAGCCAGTTATAGGAACAACCatcacatttaatgtatttaaaaaaatctgtattaaaAATTAGAGTATTTTAAACTGTAGTTGCAGCCAttctttttgtttcataatAACAGTGCACATGAGGTTCATGTATAAactatttaataacaaaaatcttttttcaatCTCGATTTTCTTTTTAGATGAAACAGTCTGTTCATTGCTGGTTGTACAGTGTTTCTTTCCCTCACGTGAGCAACATCACAGAGAGGAATGTGTCTCTCAGCATTATATGGAGAGCTTGTGGTTAACAGTCCACATGTGCAGGCCTGCTCTCACTAAAGTTCTGCAGACATATCTCAGGAATTAGACGCCCACAAGAACTGATGAACTTATTAAGTCACAGGAAACAAAGCCAACAAAAGACACACTTGGAAGATGCTGTGAATGAGTCTTGATCCTATGTTTAAGATATTATCAAGTCTACGTACATTTCCATTATTTTAATCACTGTTTTCTGTACTACAGAACCTAacattacataaatgtttttgttttactcaCCGGTCTATTCTTGTAACATCAACTACTACGTTTCAGACACACCCCAAACAACATAATCCCAAAACCAACCATGGTTGGTTGATTTACATGTCGGTCAGACACTGTCTTCCTGTCTGTGGGTGGTTCATGGACACAATAAGCTACAATGTGGACCAAACTTTACACCGCAATTCAAAAGCTATATGTTAGACAAGTCACTAATTTAAAgttagtgagagagaaagagcagaaGAGAATGAGAGCGACAGGGGGAGAGAAACTGACTTTCAGACAGTTGAGCTCCTAAACGGCAGGAAGTGCAATAGTTTGTTTAAATACCCCTCGGCCAGCATGGAGAGATTTGGGTGTTGGTTAATGACAATTTCCCAAGGAACTCTACTGTTATAAAGAAGCATAATgctctgttaaagggatagttcacccaaaaatgaaatagacattttattacaatgtcaaaagtaccccagaattttttttcttgtcgatggggtccaaaaactgtttggttataagcattcttccaaatatctttcagtgttcctcagaacaaagacatttatacaaatttgtaaCGAatggaaggtgagtaaatgatgagagacaCATCTTGGCATTTTCTTAACAAATTTCATGGTGCATTCTGGGTTGTTTAAAACAGTATGGAAGTACATGCTGCAGTTCCCATATGCAACATTTCTTGTAATAGATTTTTCTTGTAAGTGTAACAATGATATTAATACTCACACATATCTTTCAGAAGGAGACAATGGAAAATAATTCTTAAGCAACATGAAAACATCATGCTGctcatataaatacacacacacacccacacacttCGTCATTTACAGACATTTGACATAATGACTTCCTGAATTAAGGAAGTCGTAAACAAGAGGgtctatttttattgaacatgtttttcttcagaaaaaCAACTGTGAAACAGTACACACAAATGAAATGtcagcttttctttttttattgactgTTTGCTAATAGTTACATATAATATTCgattctaaaatattattgtcaGACAACTGTTAAATGTGAAGTGATGTAATTTGTTCTTGTATTGTCAAATAGTAAAGCACATGTACACATGCTGTGTTGAGTGATTTTGAAAAAGGGCTGCTTTGTCGAAACTTTGATACGTTGTTTCATCAAGCAACAAACTGCTTTTTGGGTTGTCAGGTACTTTACAAACTTCACAATGGTTAGAAATATATAGATCTGAAGTAACAAAAACGTACAAATAACACAGACATTTTTGCACGACTGCACGTACAAAGCTCTTTAAATTACTGTATAAAAggccacaaacaaacaaacctgaaaGCCTGAGGCAAGAGTTCTCTGCTTtaagagaaatgaaaatgttttcaggTCTCCATAAGCTTGCCGAGTGCAACCAGAGTTAAGGCTCCTCGTCCCTCAGTAACAGGACGTCCTGAGGGTCTCTGAGGCGCTGCTGGCTTTTTACACGACGGTCTGCTCCCCTCGACATTTCCTACAGCAACCGTAGATGGCAGAGAGCAGGTAGACGCTGGCCGTGAGGCAGGCGAAGACTGAGGCAGTGAGGTAGACCTTGTACAAGCAGTGATGTTTGTAGAGCTCCAAGTTGCAGTAAGAGTTCTTTTCCGTTTTGTAGATCATGATCCCAACTGCAGACAGATACAGCGCCGTGGCCGCAATGTCATGTATCACGTTGCTTAACAACCAGCGGTCTCCTCCCACGATGGGAACAAGGTCTTGTTTGTCCAGCAGCGTAAGGATGAAAATGGCCAACGTTAGGAGCCAGAAGAACACAGCCACGAAAAGGACGAAGTGAATGGAGCCCTCATACTTGTTTGCCGCGATGGTGACCCAAAGCCCGGCTCCAAGCAGGATCTGAAGGACTCGTACAATCCCAACGAAGCTCTTGAGGAATTCCTGGAAACTTCTCCTCACCTGTGGCTGAGGGGGCATCTCCTCTTTGTTAAAGAAGTCTTCTGGTGGGTCTTTAGGGTGGGGGCTGTTTGCCTCAACAaacaggaagaaaaagaaaactggaGGAGGGAAAGCAGTTGATGGGGGGGTTTAGATTTAAGATAACACTCTGAAATGTACAGAGAGTGACTCTTTAGCGGAGCTCCGGGGTTTTGAAATGACTTTTCTCTGCTTCTTCTCTTCCGTTTCCTATGTGGAAACTGCAGCGTTGTATCTCCCTCCCCCTCTTTTCCAGCAGAGAGCAAGAGGAGGAGGAGTGGAGGAGAAGGCTGGACTTATAGACAAACCCCCTCCTGCTCCTCTTCCATCACTGTGTCTCACTCATCTCAGCTGATATTAGAAATCTTGTGTGtggtgtaatttttttttcttaattaacAGTTATGTTGCGCTTtcaatcaaaaacatttgaacttatttaaaacaacatgcgTTTAGTTGAAATTCTAAGTGACATGAGAAATTAAGTTTATAACTACGATTAGAGAGGAAATTTAGAGTTTCAACAATAACTCTGCCCTGAAAAATAATCAGTGGAATAAACAACATGGCAGTTAAAAATCTATCTTCCTGTGGATCTAATTTTCCACTTAATAAGTCTCTTTATTTGTGTGGTAAAGGTAAATCTGAGAAAATCCATTTAAAGGACAGTTCATCcacaaataaaatttgtttatgaattacttactctagttgttccaaatctgtataaatgtatttgttctgatgaacacagagaacgatttTTGAGAAGAatgcctgtaaccaaacagttcttggtcaccattgactaccatagtaggaaaaatgaaatgacaatgctagtcaaaagtgcaccagaactgtttgatatcctacattcttcaaaatatctttatcatTCTTCTAATTAATTATcaagttatttttcctactttggtagtcaatggggtccaagaactttATGCATACAAGCATTCTGCAAAATATGGTGGCTTTTATGTCTATTATCAAAGGTATGTGGATGGGCAGGAAGGAAGACAGGAAACAATTGTCATGCTTCATTCACTAAAGAAATAAGACAAAtagaatatttatgtataaaattTATAATAAGGACAAAGGAATAATGAATTAATCATTCAATTGTTATAACAATATAACAAATTTTTATAAcaattataataacaaatagTGCACGTGAAATccatatataaattattttataacacaTTTGTGGAAGAAAATTGTTTAACTGTCAAAAGCTGAAGTCAGACCACATCACCCAATGACCTCACTGATGTAgatatgttttaaaaagaaattgagagatagttcacccaaaaactaaaatttgctgtttatgttCTCTGCCACCCGAGACGTAggacaatgaaaaataaagtagATTTTTTGGTAAATCTGCAGCTCTCTGTGCTTCATATTACGGGAATATATGGTGTCCAcatgtctaagagttcctaaagaacataatttaaaaaaagcagcTCTTGGCAACATGTTGACGTCTAATGGAGGGTATCTTTCGTTATTTTCATAAAGCTAAATGTCATATTGAATAATATTAGCCAttctgtacagcctcaacactcccctTATGCAGGTGGGGCTAAACGCACCAATTGTGGTATGCAATCttccaccaaatactacaagaagaagatcgCGATTGTGTGCAGTGgggtacagtatggctaatattattaaaaattacgttcagttttatgaaaatatcgaacGATTCGCTTCACAAGACATAAACATGTTGCCAGGAGCCACTTTTTTGGAATTATATGCTTTGTGAACTCTTAGACAAGTGGAGTCCATAGACTCCCATAATATGAAGCACAGAGGGCTGCGGATTAACcaaaaatcttctttatggttctactcaagaaaaaatgtcacctacgtCAAGGATGacctgggggtgagtaaataaacagcaaatctAAATTTCGGGTGAATCTAGACTTTAATAAATCCATATCAGTTCTGCTTTGATATCTTCAACATTACTGGGAACTCTATTCATTGGATGTTGGAACAGGGATGTTGGAATTTGTTCCAATTGACCCTTCGCCAAGCCATGCCCGAAAACTGCCATAGGCCAATCGTGGTTCAGCAACCATAACTAGGCGCGGGAGGTCTGTCAAGCTTTCGAGCGAGTGAAACATGCCGAAGCGTTGTGCGTATGGATTGTGTAAATCTGATAGCCAGTATCCTAAAAGTTTTGACGGGGTGGTGGAATTTTTTCCCTTCCCAAAACTTAAAACCCAATGGGAGTAATGCCAGACGTGGATCAAGCAGTGTGGAAGGCCTCATTCACAACTAAATGTCAACAggattaagaaaatatttgaacttAAAATAAGATGATTAAAGGCAAGACggaaatttgtttgtgttgttgatgATGTATGGCTCAGCTCAGCATCTCAGGCTCTTGCCAGGTCCAAGGCGTAGATTAGACCCACGACGTGTGAGCAGTAGCCTGGCGCGCTAAAAATATAAGCGGGAGAATGTTATCATTGCAAAATGGTCAGGTTTATGTCTTGTGTTAATACCACAAGATTTATGGATAAACTGTTTGATTTAGAATTATTAGATTATTTTCACAAATTTCACTTCCCCTGTTGTTCATGAACAAAGCTTTTCCTCAATTTGTGTGTTTCACATTTGAATGGTCAGCGTACGAGGCGGCTGCTGCTTGCTCTAGGACCAATAGGCTTTAGCTTCAattttgattaaattattttgttatcggTTGCATATTATGTTGCATATATTATTTCCCAAAGGTACTCAGTGGGGTTAAGATCTGGGCTTTGTGGAGACCAGTCAAGTTGTTTCTCACAACACTCACTAAACCACTTTTATGAACCTCGCTTTGTGGGCAGCATtctaaaatttgaataaaaaatgaccCAGCTTTAAGTGCACAAAagtttagcggcatctagcggtgaggttgcaaatgaCAACTAACGGCCCtcttcacccctccctttcaaagcactacgaaGCCAAATCCTAGTCTTGGCCTGCATAATATGTTACATGGTTTTAATCAGTTAATGACATCCATGTGTTTCTGTCAACACATGTCCGCTTTCACCCCCCTCGACTTTCCCAAGAGGAATTCACAGTGCTTCATGTTTGGCCCGAAGTTCTGTTGAATGATTATCTGGTCAGATGTAATTCATTGTATATTGGCAACCAATCTGTGTCCATCTGTGATACTTAAAAAGGGTGTGgtgatgtttttaaagagatagttcacccaaaaaggctATTATTTTATCGTTTAAACACTCTCaggtcattccaaacttgtacGACTTTATTTGTATTACAAAACACgatgagaagatattttgtaaaacattggtaaccaaacaacggggGTTACATTTGACTTCAATTGAacagtatgaacacaaaaccacagagacatttctcaaaatatattccttcgtgttccactgaaaaaaataatcatacacccctaaacaacataaaatcaaaaccaACCATGGTTGGTCGATTTACATGTCGGTCAGACACTGTCTTCCTGTCTGTGGGTGGTTCATGGACACAATAATCTGCAATGTGGACCAAACTTTACACCGCAAGTCAAAAGCTATATGTTTAGACTATGTCACTGATTTAAAgttagtgagagagaaagagcagaagagaatgagagagacagagagagagagactgactGCTTCAGACAGCTGAGCTCCTAAACGGCAGGAAATGTctttaaattcaatattttgtttaaattattattttatgtattcaaTTAGAAATTTGGGTGTTGGTTAATTACCATTTCCCAAGGAACTCTACTATTTCTActatggggtccaagaactgtttggttataagcatttttccaaaaaaagacatttacacagatttggaacaatttgaaggtgagtaaatcatgagagaattttcatttttgggtgaactgtccctttaaacctGACATTAAAATGTGAATAGAGCCTCAGAATAAAGTGCCTTAGAAAATAGGGTCAATGCTGTAGTTCTGCAATAAAAGATATTTACTTATTtcataaaaagtatttataaattggtatttatgtatacagtagTGGCAAATAAGTGTAAACAAATCCAACCATTaaaattatgttacattttctcCTCTTAAAACTGCCCACTCTTTACCTAACGCTTTGCACATTCTGGGCATTTTCTCAACAAATTTCATGGTGCATTCTGGGTTGTTTACAACAGTATAAATACATGCCACAGTTCCCATATGGCACATTTCTTTTAATACATTCTTCTTGTACGTGTAACAATGATGTTAAAACTCCAATCGATCTTTCAGAAGGAgacaatggaaaaaaaatgttcagcaacatgaaaaaaaattatgctgctcatataaatacacacacacacccacacacttCGTCATTTAACGACATTTGACATGATGACTTCCTGAGCGAAAGGAAGTCGTAAACAAGAGGgtctatttttattgaacaagtacacacaaatgaaatgtcacattttctttattttgattgaCTGTTTGCTAATAGTTACATATAACATTTGATTCTAAAATGTGATGGTCAGACAACTGTTAAATAtttcatcaatatttttttttttataagatgATCGACTCAACAATACATGTGAAGTGATGTAATTTGTTCTTGTATTGTCAAACAGTAAAACACGTGTACACATGCTGTTTTGAGGGATTTCGAAAAAGCACTGCTTTGTCATATCAAAACGTTAAAAAATGCTACAAATTTGATATGTTGTTTCGTCAAGGAACGAACTGCTTTTTGGATTGTCAAGTGCTTTACAAACTTTACGATGGCAACAAAAACgtacaaaaaacacagacgtTTATGCCCGACTGCACTGATACAAAGCTCTTTAAATTACTGTATAAAAggccacaaacaaacaaacctgaaaGCCTGAGGCAAGAGTTCTCTGCTTtaagagaaatgaaaatgttttcaggTCTCCATAAGCTTGCCGAGTGCAACCAGAGTTAAGGCTCCTCGTCCCTCAGTAACAGGACGTCCTGAGGGTCTCTGAGGCGCTGCTGGCTTTTTACACGACGGTCTGCTCCCCTCGACATTTCCTACAGCAACCGTAGATGGCAGAGAGCAGGTAGACGCTGGCCGTGAGGCAGGCGAAGACTGAGGCAGTGAGGTAGACCTTGTACAAGCAGTGATGTTTGTAGAGCTCCAAGTTGCAGTAAGAGTTCTTTTCCGTTTTGTAGATCATGATCCCAACTGCAGACAGATACAGCGCCGTGGCCGCAATGTCATGTATCACGTTGCTTAACAACCAGCGGTCTCCTCCCACGATGGGAACAAGGTCTTGTTTGTCCAGCAGCGTAAGGATGAAAATGGCCAACGTTAGGAGCCAGAAGAACACAGCCACGAAAAGGACGAAGTGAATGGAGCCCTCATACTTGTTGGCCGCGATGGTGACCCAAAGCCCGGCTCCAAGCAGGATCTGAAGGACTCGTACAATCCCAACGAAGCTCTTGAGGAATTCCTGGAAACTTCTCCTCACCTGTGGCTGAGGGGGCATCTCCTCTTTGTTAAAGAAGTCTTCTGGTGGGTCTTTAGGGTGG of Triplophysa dalaica isolate WHDGS20190420 chromosome 11, ASM1584641v1, whole genome shotgun sequence contains these proteins:
- the LOC130431452 gene encoding MARVEL domain-containing protein 1 — encoded protein: MPPQPQVRRSFQEFLKSFVGIVRVLQILLGAGLWVTIAANKYEGSIHFVLFVAVFFWLLTLAIFILTLLDKQDLVPIVGGDRWLLSNVIHDIAATALYLSAVGIMIYKTEKNSYCNLELYKHHCLYKVYLTASVFACLTASVYLLSAIYGCCRKCRGEQTVV
- the LOC130431451 gene encoding MARVEL domain-containing protein 1 translates to MPPQPQVRRSFQEFLKSFVGIVRVLQILLGAGLWVTIAANKYEGSIHFVLFVAVFFWLLTLAIFILTLLDKQDLVPIVGGDRWLLSNVIHDIAATALYLSAVGIMIYKTEKNSYCNLELYKHHCLYKVYLTASVFACLTASVYLLSAIYGCCRKCRGEQTVV